GTTCGACATCTGGTTCGACTCCGGCTGGCGCGTGCCAGCCATGTGTGTGGTCGTGGGAGTGAAGAAACGGGTCGCGGGTGACGGGGAACGTGCCCCGTCACTCGTCGCGCCAGAAGTTACTTCCCGGCCTTCTTCGCGGCTTCCTCGGCGGCGGCGGCGACCTCTTCGATCGTGCCGACGTACATGAACGCGCCTTCCGGCACGTTGTCCCACTTGCCGTCGCACAGCTCCTCGAAGCTGCGGATCGTGTCCTCGAGCTTCGTGAAGTTGCCCGGCTTACCGGTGAACGGTTCGGCCACGAAGAACGGCTGGCTGAGGAACCGCTCGATGCGGCGGGCGCGGGCCACGACCTTCTTGTCCTCTTCGCTCAGTTCTTCGACCCCGAGGATCGCGATGATGTCCTGGAGCTCGCGGTACCGCTGGAGGATGCGCTTCACCCGGTCGGCCACCGCGAAGTGGCGCTCACCGACGAACTGCGGGTCGAGCAGCCGGCTGTTTGACGCGAGCGGGTCGATGGCCGGGTAGATCCCCTTTTCGGAGATCGACCGCTCGAGGTAGATGAACGCATCCAGGTGCTGGAACGTGTTGGCCGGGGCCGGGTCGGTGGGGTCGTCGGCCGGCACGTACACGGCTTGTACCGAGGTGATGGCCCCGTCCTTCGTGGTCGTGATGCGTTCCTGGAGCTCGCCCATTTCGGTGGCGAGCGTCGGCTGATAACCCACGGCGCTCGGCATACGGCCGAGGAGCGCGGACACTTCCGACCCGGCCTGCGAGAACCGGAAGATGTTGTCCACGAACAGCAGCGTTTCGGTCCCGGTCACGTCGCGGAACCATTCGGCCATCGTCAGGGCCGACAGCGCGACGCGGAGGCGGGCGCCCGGCGGCTCGTTCATCTGGCCGAACACCATCGCGCAGCTCTCGAGCACGCTCTTCGCGTCGGCCGCGGCGCTGGTCTTCGTTTCCTGCATTTCGAGCCAGAGGTCGTTCCCTTCGCGGGTCCGCTCGCCGACCCCCGCGAACACCGAGTAACCCTTATAGATCTTCGCGATGCGGTTAATCAGCTCGGTGAGAATGACCGTCTTGCCCAGACCGGCCCCGCCGAACAGACCGGCCTTACCACCACGCGCGAGCGGCGTGAGCAGGTCGATGACCTTGATGCCGGTGACCAGCACTTCGGACTTCGGCGACAGCTCGTCGAACTTCGGTGGTTCGCGGTGGATCGACCGCTTGCCCTCGGTCTTGACCGGGCCGCCGCCGTCGATCGGGTCGCCGAGCAGGTTGAACACCCGGCCCAGCGTCTCGAGGCCGACCGGCACCGAGACCGGGCCGCCGGTGTCCTCGACGTCGATCCCGCGGACCAGGCCGTCGGTGCTCCCGAGGGCGACGCACCGCACGCGGCTGCCGCCCAGGTGCTGCTGCACTTCGCCGGTGAGGTTGATGCTGGTGCCGCCCGCGGTCTTCGTGCTGATCTTCAGCGCGTTGTAGATCGCGGGCAGGTGCCCCTCCTCGAACTCCACGTCGAACGTGGACCCGATGATCTGCACGATCTTGCCGGACTTCGTTGCGGTGGAAACCATCGGTTGCTCCAGGAACTCGCGTGGTATTTTGTCGGCTCGTGGTCGGGGCCGTGCCCGACGTTCGTTGTGTGGTGTCGGACCGCGCCCGACCTACTTCGGAACCAAGAAACTCAGGTGGTGCTCACAGTGGAGCACCTGCACCTTGTTTCCTTCGTCGGCGCTCAGCACGCCGAGCAACGGGGACGGGTGAAACGGCCCCGTGTGTGTTTTGAACCGCCCGGCGGCGGCCTTCAGTTTTGCGACCGCCGCTGCCGGGTCGCCCCCGACCGGCGCGACCGACTCTTTCAGGGTCGGGGCCCCCGGGGGCATCTCACCTTTTTCCAACACCTTGCGGAGCATTCGGCGGGCGATCGTGTTGCGTGCCATCCAGAACACGGGGCGCATCAGGAGGGGCGGTTTCGGGAACCCTTCGACCGGGTACCGCATCCACTCGGCGAGGTGAAAACACACCTGCGCCAGATCCCAATTTCCGGCCCTGTTATACCCTTTCGCGAGCAAGTTCTCTGCGTCGCGAACCGCGTCGTCGAGCGTGGCGAAGGTCAGCTTCCGGCGCTCGGGCATTTCGCGGCCCTCTGTCATTTAATTCCAGAGATTTTAATCCCTGGCTTGAGAGGCCAGCCGTTACTTCAGCGCTTCGGACCCGGCGATGAGTTCCGAAATCTCTTTCGTAATGTTCGCTTGGCGGGTACGGTTGTAGACCCGCGTGATGTCCTTGATGAGGTCGCCGGCGTTCTCGGTCGCGGCCTTCATCGCGACGCGGCGGGCGATCTGCTCGCTCACGGCCGCGTCCAGGAACATCTTGAACAGGCGCACCTTCAGGGCCGCGGGAACCAGTTCCTCGAGGATCTCGGCCGCGTCCGGGATGAACTCGTAATCGGTCTTCGCGTCCGCTCCGCCCGCCTCCGGCGTCGCTGCGGCCGCGGCGGGCTTGCTCGACGCGACCGCGACCGACGACAGCGGGAGCAGCGTTTCCACGACCGCTTGTTGTCGGGCGGCGGTAATGAACTTCGTGTACGCGACCTTCACCTCGTCGATCTGCCCGGAGATGTAGAGGTCGATGTACCGGCTCGCGACCGCGTCCACTTCCGCGAACGTCGGCTTGTCCTCGAAGTTGGTGTACTCGTGGGTCCGCGGGACGCCCTGGAACTTGAAGAACGCGATCCCGCGCTTGCCGGCCGCTTCGAGATCGAAGGGCGCGTTGGCCGCGGCGAGCTGGCGCGTCACCTGGACCGCTTCGCGGAGGACGCTCCCGTTGTACCCGCCGCACAGCCCGCGGTTCGCGGTGATGACGAGCACCAGCGTCTTCTTCACCGGGCGCGTGGCGAGGAGCGGGTGGCTCACTTCGCTCGCGTTCCTGCTCAGGTCGGCCGCGAGTTCGGCGATCTTGCGCGTGTACGACTCGGCTTCCTGCGCGCGCTTGAGGGCTCGCTGGAACCGGGAGGTCGCGATCAGTTCCATCGTCTTCGTGATCTTGCGGATGTTCCGCACGGCCTTGCGGCGCTTCACGAGGACACGAAGGTTTGCCATTTTGGAGCGGTGTTTGGTGTTTAGTGTTTCGCGCCGGTCCGCGGGGGCGGGTGCGGCGCGTGGTACGCGGTGATGACGAAGATCAGGTCCCCGTCGCCGAACCCGTTGTACCGCCAGATGATCTTCACCCACCGGCCGTTCGGGGCGCGGCCGTAGCTCTCGACGCCCGGTTCCGGTTCAGCCCACTCGTCCGCGTCGGTCCGGTGCTCCCACGCGAACTCCACCTCGTCCGGGGAGAGATGGTGCATTGCCAGTTTCGATAGGTTCCAGTCGATCCATACGAATTGTGCCATCCCTCCTTTTCTTCGCGCTAGAGTCGGGCGCGCCCCGGCCGCGTGGCCGGGCCACCGGGTACCGAAAATCAGGCCTTGAACTGCGGTTGGAACTCGGCGATGGCCGCGTCCAGCGCCTTGAGAACCTCGTCGGTCATCTTCTTTTCTTTGGCGAGCAGGGCACGGGTTTCCGGCTTCTGCTCCTTCATGAACTTGAGGAACTGGTCCTCCCAGTCCTTCACCTTCTTGCGATCGACCTTGTCCAGCCCGCCGCTGTTCCCGGCGTAGATGATCATGATCTGGTCGATCACGTTCAGCGGCTTGTACTGCCCCTGCTTCAGGATCTCGACCATGCGGTACCCGCGGTCGAGTTGGGCCTGCGTCACCTTGTCGAGGTCGGTACCGAGCTGGGCGAACGCTTCGAGCTCGCGGAACTGCGCGAGCGCCAGCTTCAACCCGCCGGCGACCGTCTTGTGCTTCATCGCACCGATCTGGGCGTTCCCGCCGACGCGCGACACCGAGATGCCGACGTCCACCGCGGGCAGCACGCCGGCGTTCTTCAGGTCGGGCTGGAGGTAGATCTGGCCGTCGGTGATCGAGATCACGTTCGTCGGGATGTACGCCGACACTTCGCCTTCGAGGGTTTCGATGATCGGCAGCGCGGTCAGCGACCCGCCGCTCCCCGCGACCTTCGCGATCTTCGCGCCGGGGAAGTGCTTCAGGTCGTGCTTGGCTTGGTCGTACCCGCCCTTTTCGCCCGGCCCGACGTAGACCATGCCCTCGTCGCCCGGCCCGCGCTTCTCGATCGTGTTGGTGGCCTTGTTGATGCCCCAGTGGGCGCCGGCGTTCGTAGCGTCGGTGTTGCCGTCAATGATGACCCACTTTTCGGCCAGCTTCGCGGACCGCTCGAGCAGGCGGGAGTGGGCGTAGAACACGTCGCCGGGGTACGCCTCGCGGCCCGGGGGCCGGCGGACGAGCAGCGAGAGCTGCCGGTACGCGGCGGCCTGCTTCGAGAGGTCGTCGTACACGCACAGCGTGTCGCGGCCCTGCTCGTAGGTGAAGAACTCGGCCATCGCCGCGCCCGCGTAGGGCGCGTAGTACTGGAGCGGGGCCGCGTCGGACGCGGACGCGACGACCACGATGGTGTAGTCCATCGCGCCCGTCTTCCGCAGGATCTCGACCACGCCCGCGACCTTCGATTCCATCTGCCCGCACGCGACGTACACGCAGATGACGTTCTCTTCCTTCTGGTTGATGATCGTGTCGATCGCGATGGCGGTCTTGCCCGTCTTGCGGTCGCCGATGATGAGCTCGCGCTGGCCGCGGCCCACGGGGGTCATCGAGTCGATGGCCTTGATGCCCGTCTGGAGCGGCTGTTTCACGGGCTGGCGGTCGACGATCCCGGGGGCCGGGCTCTCGACGAGCCGGCGCTTCGTGGTCGCGATCGGCCCCTTGCCGTCGACCGGGTTGCCGAGCGGGTCCACCACGCGGCCGATCAGCCCCTCGCCGACCGGCACGGAGAGCAGCTCGCCCGTGGTCCGGACCTCCATCCCCTCGGTGACCTTCAGGTAGTCGCCGAGGATGATGACGGCGACCGAGTTCTCTTCGAGGTTGAACGCGAGGCCCTTGATCCCGGCCTGCGGGAAGTCCACGAGCTCGCCGGCCATGACCTCGGACAGCCCGTAGCACCGGGCGATGCCGTCGCCCACCTCGAGCACCTGCCCGACGGCGCGCGTTTCGACCGTGCGGTCGAAGTTGCTGATCGAGTTGGTCAGGACACTGATGATCTCGCCGGCGCTGATCTTAGTTGATGCCATTGCTGCCGCCCTTATCGAGCAAGAGTGTACGGAGAGACCGGAGGCGCGTGCGGACGGAGGTGTCGATGACCGAATCGCCCACCTGGATCACCAACCCGCCGAGCAGGTCGGGGTCCACCCGCACGTCCAAAACAGGTTCCTGACGCAAAAGTTTTTTGAGGCTCGCGGTGAGTTCGGACCGCTGGGCGTCCGAGAGGTCCACGGCCGACGCGACCCGCACCCGCACCCGCCCGGCGCGGTCGTCGAGCAGCCCGCGGTACGCGGCAGCGATCCCGCGGAGCAGGTCGAGCCGGCTGTTGTGCGCGAGGACCGCGACGAGCCCGCGGAGCAGGTCCGAGGAGCGGCCCTCAAGGGCCGCAGAAAGGGCCGCCGTTTTCGCCTTCTTGCCGATCGTCGGGTTCGCGATGAGCGCCCCGACAGTGGGGTTCTCGATCACCACCTCGCGGACGAAATCGGACAGTTCGGCCCCGACCTCGTCCACGGCTTGTGGCGCCTTCTTGGCCGCGGCCGCGAGCAGCGACTCGGCGTAGATGCGCGCGAGCCGCGACCGCGTGGTCCCCGCGTCCAGAACCGTCTCGTGTTTGGTTTCGACGTTCGCCATGTGTGTTCCGGGGGAACCGAAGAACCCGAACTTCTCGCCCCCGCCCGACCGGGCGGGGACGTTCCTTGGACCTTACGCCCGGCTCGCGCTCGTGTTCACTTCCGCGATCGATTCGCTCACCAGCGAACTTTGCTTCTCGATTGTCACCTGCTGGCGGATGGCCTTGGTCGCCATGATCGAGGCGAGGTCCACGGCTCGCTGGCTGACTTCATTGAGGAGCGCGTCGCGCTCGATCGCGAGATCCCGGGAGGCCCGCTCGCGCTCGGCCTGGGCCTCTTTGATCCCGACCTCGCGCTCGGCGATTTTCAGGGCGTCGGCGTCCCGCCGGGCCTCGTCCATGATCGCCCGCACCTGGTCGGCGGCCTTTGCCAGTTCTGCCGCTAGTTGCGTCCGCAGTGCGGCGGCTTCTTCCTTCGCCTTCTTCGCGTCGGCGATGGCCTGGAACTGCGCCTCCTCGCGGGCCTGGAGCCCCTTGAGGATCGGCCCCCACGCGAACGTGTACAGGATCGCGAGCAGCGCGCCGAACACGACCACCGTCACGATCGAGTTGACGAGATCCGGCGCGAGGATGTTCTTCTGCGCGCCGGGCGCGTCGGCCGCCGGCGCCAGGGCCGGCAGCAGCAGGACGACGGCGATCGCGCCCGCCGTCCGGACAAAGGTGGTCATGGTGCCATCTCCCCACTTCAGGGTTAGGTCTGTTCCGGGTCGGATCAGGCTTTGCCGACGAGGGCGTAGCAGATCACGAGCAGCGCGATGATGGCGGCCCCTTCAACGAGCGCGGCCATAACGATCATGTTGACCTGGATCGCACCCTTTTGCTCCGGCTGGCGGGCGATGGCGGCCAGAGCGGACCAACCGACGAGCCCGATGCCGATGCCCGCACCAACGATCGCCAGCCCGGCGCCGATACCGGCCCCGAGGCCCGCACCGGAGTTGGCCGCGGACGCGGCCGGTTGTTGCTGGGGAGCGACGGGCTCGGCCGCGGCCAGAGCGGGCAGGGCGCTAACGGTGAGCAGGACGAGCGCGAGGGCAATACGGCAAGCGAGTTTCATAGCAGTCGGTCCCTTTCTACACGGGGTTGGAAGGCACCGGCACGGCGGCCGGGCGCGACCGAGGTTAGTGTTCCGGGTTCAGTTGCATGCCCAAGAAAATCGACGTCAACAGGACGAAGACGAACGCCTGCAGGAAGGCGACGAACAGTTCGAGTACGCTGAGCGCGGTCGCCATAAGCACGGCCGCGACCGTTCCACCGGGCGAGAGCCCGCCGGCGATCGGGTCAGCAAGAGCGAACGTCAGAATCACGGCCAGAGCCACGTGCCCGGCAAAAATGTTAGCGAACAAACGAATCGCGAGCACCCCGGCCCGGATGAACGCCCCCATCACTTCGATGACGGTGATGAGCGGGACGATCAGCACCGAGAGGAACACGGTCATTACGAGGTTGTCGCCCTTGAGCCGCGGGACATACGACATCACGTATTTGCCGATGCCGAGTTTCGCGATCGCGGACACGTGAATCACGAAGAACACCGCCAGTGCGAGAACGAGCGTGACGCTCAGTTCCGCCGTCGGCGAGCCGAGGAACGGTACCATCCCGAGCAGGTTGCACCCGAGGATGAACAGAAACAGTGTCCACAGGAACGGCACGTAGCGGTCCGCAAAGTGGACGTGCGGCTTGGCCACTGCCCCGTGGTGAGCGTGTGTTTGTTCGGTAATGGCGTCGTGAACGCCGTGCGGCTCGTCGTGATCGTGCCCGCCGTGGATGTTCGGCCGCGCGACTTCGTCGCGGATGAACAGCAAGAGCATTTCGAGGAAGTTCCAGAACGGTCCCCGGGGCGGGGTGCCGTCCTTCACGCGGCGCGCGAGCAAAATGTAGGGAACCGCAACGGCAATCGCCGCAACCACCAGCAGAATCTGGTGCTTGGTGATCGGCCCGACCCAGGCGTGGTCGAGTACGTGTTCGAGCGGATCCTGCGCCATGATCGATCCTCTCCCCGGTCCGGGACCGCCCTCTCGCGTGATGCTAGGTAGGCGGTTTACTCGGCCCGTCGCTCTCGCCCGACTTTGTTTTGTTCGTTTTGTCCGCGCGGCTGGCAATCACCAAAAGATGCCCGATGCCGCCCACGAACCCGATCGTCGTACCGACCACCAATCCCCACGGCGCCCAGCCGAATCGGTTGTCCACCCAGACCCCGATCAGAATGGGAGCGACGAGCTCGGTCACGGCCGTCCCGATCAGGGCCAGCCCGCTGTAATCGCTCGTACCGCGGTCGCGGTTCACGGCGCCTTCTCCGGAATTATCTGAGCCTTACCGTACATCAGTAACCCGCATTCGATTGCAAGAGTAACGATGTACAGATAGGTGACCCATCCGGCAAACTCGTCCCGCGGCGCACCGTGCTTCGTAAGCACTTCACCGAGCAGCAAAACCCCAACGACCGCCACCGCCATCCGAACCCCGGTGCCCATTAGAACAGCAATCGGGCCGAACTGTGGAGTGTGCCGAAAGACGGCATCCGCGAGCAGAAACGTTGCAACCGCAGATGACAGACACAAACCGGTCGCGGTAACGACTGTCAGGACGGGTGGTTGGCTGGCAAACCAGCCCGTGGATACGAACCCGATTCCCGCGGCGACAATCGCCCCAGTGGTCAGCACAACGACCTTCGCGGCTGCCCCCACGTTGCGGTTCCGCACAGAGTGTTTTGTGAACAAGGGCGTATTGTGAGTAACTCGGAGGCAAAGTCAATCCGCATCTCGTGAAATATTTCACAAGCGAGTGTGGATGCCTCGAAGTACCTGAAAATTGAGGCTTTTTGTAAAGATTCGTCGCTGATTCGATCGCTTGCGCGAGGACGGTTTCGGCAAGATCTGCGGGTGCGGCTGCGCGATTCTTGAGCGTTGTGACGTTTTGACACGGCGTAGGATGGGCAAAATCAGTACCCGGAACCAGTTCCGGCGACCAAATCACATTGACAGGCTCCCCCGCGTTTTCCTATGATGAATAACGAGTTAGGAATGTTCCCCGCCCAGATTTGGGGTCACCGACTCGCCTGAAAATGTCGGGTTGTGACAGTGAGTGTAGGGTGCCCACCACCAACAGGTTTTCTGCTCGGCAAACTTTGATCGTGTGGCGATTTGTGGGGTTTATGCGGAATTGTGCCGGAGCAGGGTGCCTTCGTTAGCCGTTCTTCGTGTTATGGATTTGGGTTCCGATCTGATGTCCGGGTATTAACTCGGACGCTTTCCGGCGAGACAAGGTCCGCTGGATCGTTTGACCTTGCCGGGACGGAACCCGGAGCCGCGGCTGTTTCGGCACGGATGTTACCAAGACCGTCCCACAACCGCCCACACTGCGCGGGGAGTGGCTCGCCGATGAAGACTGCTGGCTCGCTGACCGATCGGTCCAAGAAGGAACTGGCCGACATGGCCCGGGGCCGCGGCATTCGCGGCTGGGACGGGATGGACAAACCCGCTCTTCTCAAGGCGCTTTCCAAATCCTCTGCGGGTGCGATACCCGCGGCGAAATCGGCCAAAATTGCGGCGAAGCCTACCGTGAAAGTGGCGGCCAAAGTCACGAAGGTGAAGAAGGCCAAGCCCGCACCTGTGAAAGCCGCTCCGGTGGTGCCCGTTAAGGCCGCTGCGCCGAAATCGAAGCCCAAGGTGGTCGCGAAGAGTTCTCCCTCATCCAAGTCCGGAGTCGCCGGCGGGAAGGTTAAATCGCCCACTCCGGTCGCAGCAGCCAAGCCGGTTGCGCCCGCGGTGAGCGCGGCCAAGCCGACCACGAACGGCTCGCACAAATCCGCGCCCGTGGTGCCGGCCACCAAGTCACTCATTCCGCCGAAGCCGGTCGTCAAACCGGCCACCAAGTCGCTGGTTCCGTCCCGCGAAACCGCGAAAGACGCGACCGCGAACAAGCCGTTTAATCCGGTCACGAAGGACCGCATCCTTCTGTCGGTTTCCAACCCGTACTGGTTGAACGCCTACTGGCAACTTTCCGATCACTCGATGCAGCGCGCGGAAGCGGCGCTCCGTCAGGACTGGCACGGCGCCCGGCTCATCATTCGGCTGTTCGACGTCACGAGCGTCGATACGACCAGCACGTCCGAGACGCCGGTCCGGGACATCATTCTGCACGGCACCGGCCAGAACTGGTACATCGACGTGCCGCAACCGCCGCGTGCGTACCGGGCGGACATCGGTTACGTGTCGCGCCGCGGGGACTTTTACGTTCTCGCGCGCTCGAACGTGGTCACCCCGCCGAAGGCCGGCGCGGGTGAGGCCGTCGACGGCCTCGAAGCCGGCTGGGACGACGACGACGCGAAGTGGAAGGCCGAACGCATCCTCGCGATGTCCACCGGCTTCGAGTCCACCGGCAACCCGGAACTCCGCGAACTGTTCGAGGAGCGCCTGGGCCGCCCGATCGGGCCGCCGAAGCAGACCGCGTTCGGTACCGGGGCCGTTCCGCCGGGCAGCGTGAAGAAGTTCTTCTTCGAGATCGATGCGAAGCTGATCGTGTTCGGCCGCACCGATCCCGCCGCGCACCTGACGCTCAACAACGATCCGATCAAGCTGAACCCGGACGGCACGTTCCGCATGACGTTCAACCTGCCGGACAGCCGGCAGATCATCCCCGCCGTGGCCGCCAGCGCGGACGGCGTCGAGGAGCGCACAATCGTGCTCGCCGTCGAACGCAACACGAAGCACCTCGACCCCATGATCCACGACCAGATGAACGAAGTGTGACCGCCAAAATCGGGAGCGGCCGCAGATAAACGCGGATTCAAGGCACGATCCGAGAAGAATTTTCGACGAGATTAACAGGATCGACGGGATTGAAATCTTGTTGATCCGCGAAACTCTTCTCTTGGTTTGATCCGTGTTTATCTGCGTTAATCCACGGCCGCTTTTCTGTCTTCCCCATGCTCCTCGATTATCTCTTTGCGGACGAGCCAGAAGCGCCGAGCGAGTTTTCGCTGGTGCGCGTGTCGCGGCGCGCGATGGCGACCACGTTTGAAGTTGCAGTTCCCGTCGGTTCGCACCCCGATCCCGTTGCCGCCGCGGAAGACGCGCTCGATCTCATCGACGAACTCGAAGACCAAATGACCGTGTACCGCGACCACTCCGAAGTGTCGCGATTGAATGCGTCCGCGTCGGCGGCGTTCGTGAAGATCGAATCGCAGTTGTTCGATTTGCTCTCCCGCTGCGCGATCTGGACGAAAGAAACCGGCGGCGCGTTCGACATCGCCACCGGCGCGCTGACGAGAGCGTGGGGCTTTTATCAACGCGACCCGCGCGTACCCGCCGCACGCGACCTCGTCGAAGCGATGCGCGGCACCGGGTTCCGGCACGTTCTGCTGAATGGCGACAGCCGATCGGTGAAGTTCCGCGTTGCGGGCCTGGAACTGAACCTCGGCGCGGTGGGCAAGGGCTACGCGCTCGACCGCGCCGCGGAGTTGTTGCGCACGAAATGGGGCGTGCGATCCGCGCTGTTGCACGGGGGCGGGAGCAGCGTGTGCGCGATCGGCACGCCGCCGGGCGATCCGCGGGGCTGGCCGATTCGTTTGAAACACCCACATGGAGCGGCCGTGAAGCCCGGCTTTGCGGGCGACAGGTCGCGAGGCGAGGAGGAAGGTTCACTCGGTACGGTGCGCCTCCACAGTGCCGGGTTGGGGACTTCCGCGGCCACCTTCCAGTTCTTCGAGTATAACGGTCAGAAACTGGGCCACTTGCTCGACCCGCGTACCGGTTGGCCCGCGGCGGGGACCGCGAGCGCGAGCGTGGTTGCCCCCACCGCCGCAGAAGCCGACGCGATGTCCACGGCCGCGTTCGTGTTGGGTGCGGTGGGCGCGGAAGCACTCACTCGGTTGCGGCCTGCACTGGGTGCGGTGGTGGCGACAGAAGAACCTGCCCCGGCCATTCTCCCTAAAGAGAAGGGGGGGCAGAGTCACAAAGTCTCTGCGACTGGGACTTCTTCACCCCTCTTCCCTAAAGGAATGGGGGCTGAGGGAGTAAGTCTCTTTAGTTTCAACCTTGCTCCGGACGTCTACTCTCCTCCGGATCACGCGGACTGATTACTCATGAGTCACCTGCCGATTCCGCTCAGCGTGCTGTACGCGGGCCTCGCCGGAACGCTGATCGCGCTCGTCGTCGCGACCGCGACGAACAAGTGGTCGCTGAGAGTGTTCTTCCTGCTCGCGCTCCGAATCGCGATCGGGTGGCACTTCACGTTCGAGGGGCTGCACAAGATCCACTCGATCCACACAGGTGTAACCGAAACGAGCCGGCCGTTCAGCAGCGAGCCGTACTTCAAGGTCGCGCCCGGCCCGCTCGGGGAGAAGATGCGGAAAGAGTTCTCAGACCCCGGCGCGGAGATCGAAAAGAAGGTGAAGGCGCCAAAGTCGAT
The Gemmata palustris DNA segment above includes these coding regions:
- a CDS encoding AtpZ/AtpI family protein — its product is MNRDRGTSDYSGLALIGTAVTELVAPILIGVWVDNRFGWAPWGLVVGTTIGFVGGIGHLLVIASRADKTNKTKSGESDGPSKPPT
- a CDS encoding ATP synthase F0 subunit C — encoded protein: MAAAEPVAPQQQPAASAANSGAGLGAGIGAGLAIVGAGIGIGLVGWSALAAIARQPEQKGAIQVNMIVMAALVEGAAIIALLVICYALVGKA
- the atpD gene encoding F0F1 ATP synthase subunit beta — translated: MVSTATKSGKIVQIIGSTFDVEFEEGHLPAIYNALKISTKTAGGTSINLTGEVQQHLGGSRVRCVALGSTDGLVRGIDVEDTGGPVSVPVGLETLGRVFNLLGDPIDGGGPVKTEGKRSIHREPPKFDELSPKSEVLVTGIKVIDLLTPLARGGKAGLFGGAGLGKTVILTELINRIAKIYKGYSVFAGVGERTREGNDLWLEMQETKTSAAADAKSVLESCAMVFGQMNEPPGARLRVALSALTMAEWFRDVTGTETLLFVDNIFRFSQAGSEVSALLGRMPSAVGYQPTLATEMGELQERITTTKDGAITSVQAVYVPADDPTDPAPANTFQHLDAFIYLERSISEKGIYPAIDPLASNSRLLDPQFVGERHFAVADRVKRILQRYRELQDIIAILGVEELSEEDKKVVARARRIERFLSQPFFVAEPFTGKPGNFTKLEDTIRSFEELCDGKWDNVPEGAFMYVGTIEEVAAAAEEAAKKAGK
- the atpH gene encoding ATP synthase F1 subunit delta: MANVETKHETVLDAGTTRSRLARIYAESLLAAAAKKAPQAVDEVGAELSDFVREVVIENPTVGALIANPTIGKKAKTAALSAALEGRSSDLLRGLVAVLAHNSRLDLLRGIAAAYRGLLDDRAGRVRVRVASAVDLSDAQRSELTASLKKLLRQEPVLDVRVDPDLLGGLVIQVGDSVIDTSVRTRLRSLRTLLLDKGGSNGIN
- a CDS encoding ATP synthase F0 subunit B, encoding MTTFVRTAGAIAVVLLLPALAPAADAPGAQKNILAPDLVNSIVTVVVFGALLAILYTFAWGPILKGLQAREEAQFQAIADAKKAKEEAAALRTQLAAELAKAADQVRAIMDEARRDADALKIAEREVGIKEAQAERERASRDLAIERDALLNEVSQRAVDLASIMATKAIRQQVTIEKQSSLVSESIAEVNTSASRA
- a CDS encoding FAD:protein FMN transferase, which encodes MLLDYLFADEPEAPSEFSLVRVSRRAMATTFEVAVPVGSHPDPVAAAEDALDLIDELEDQMTVYRDHSEVSRLNASASAAFVKIESQLFDLLSRCAIWTKETGGAFDIATGALTRAWGFYQRDPRVPAARDLVEAMRGTGFRHVLLNGDSRSVKFRVAGLELNLGAVGKGYALDRAAELLRTKWGVRSALLHGGGSSVCAIGTPPGDPRGWPIRLKHPHGAAVKPGFAGDRSRGEEEGSLGTVRLHSAGLGTSAATFQFFEYNGQKLGHLLDPRTGWPAAGTASASVVAPTAAEADAMSTAAFVLGAVGAEALTRLRPALGAVVATEEPAPAILPKEKGGQSHKVSATGTSSPLFPKGMGAEGVSLFSFNLAPDVYSPPDHAD
- a CDS encoding DUF1569 domain-containing protein, with amino-acid sequence MPERRKLTFATLDDAVRDAENLLAKGYNRAGNWDLAQVCFHLAEWMRYPVEGFPKPPLLMRPVFWMARNTIARRMLRKVLEKGEMPPGAPTLKESVAPVGGDPAAAVAKLKAAAGRFKTHTGPFHPSPLLGVLSADEGNKVQVLHCEHHLSFLVPK
- a CDS encoding F0F1 ATP synthase subunit alpha, producing the protein MASTKISAGEIISVLTNSISNFDRTVETRAVGQVLEVGDGIARCYGLSEVMAGELVDFPQAGIKGLAFNLEENSVAVIILGDYLKVTEGMEVRTTGELLSVPVGEGLIGRVVDPLGNPVDGKGPIATTKRRLVESPAPGIVDRQPVKQPLQTGIKAIDSMTPVGRGQRELIIGDRKTGKTAIAIDTIINQKEENVICVYVACGQMESKVAGVVEILRKTGAMDYTIVVVASASDAAPLQYYAPYAGAAMAEFFTYEQGRDTLCVYDDLSKQAAAYRQLSLLVRRPPGREAYPGDVFYAHSRLLERSAKLAEKWVIIDGNTDATNAGAHWGINKATNTIEKRGPGDEGMVYVGPGEKGGYDQAKHDLKHFPGAKIAKVAGSGGSLTALPIIETLEGEVSAYIPTNVISITDGQIYLQPDLKNAGVLPAVDVGISVSRVGGNAQIGAMKHKTVAGGLKLALAQFRELEAFAQLGTDLDKVTQAQLDRGYRMVEILKQGQYKPLNVIDQIMIIYAGNSGGLDKVDRKKVKDWEDQFLKFMKEQKPETRALLAKEKKMTDEVLKALDAAIAEFQPQFKA
- a CDS encoding DUF4912 domain-containing protein; translation: MKTAGSLTDRSKKELADMARGRGIRGWDGMDKPALLKALSKSSAGAIPAAKSAKIAAKPTVKVAAKVTKVKKAKPAPVKAAPVVPVKAAAPKSKPKVVAKSSPSSKSGVAGGKVKSPTPVAAAKPVAPAVSAAKPTTNGSHKSAPVVPATKSLIPPKPVVKPATKSLVPSRETAKDATANKPFNPVTKDRILLSVSNPYWLNAYWQLSDHSMQRAEAALRQDWHGARLIIRLFDVTSVDTTSTSETPVRDIILHGTGQNWYIDVPQPPRAYRADIGYVSRRGDFYVLARSNVVTPPKAGAGEAVDGLEAGWDDDDAKWKAERILAMSTGFESTGNPELRELFEERLGRPIGPPKQTAFGTGAVPPGSVKKFFFEIDAKLIVFGRTDPAAHLTLNNDPIKLNPDGTFRMTFNLPDSRQIIPAVAASADGVEERTIVLAVERNTKHLDPMIHDQMNEV
- the atpG gene encoding ATP synthase F1 subunit gamma; this translates as MANLRVLVKRRKAVRNIRKITKTMELIATSRFQRALKRAQEAESYTRKIAELAADLSRNASEVSHPLLATRPVKKTLVLVITANRGLCGGYNGSVLREAVQVTRQLAAANAPFDLEAAGKRGIAFFKFQGVPRTHEYTNFEDKPTFAEVDAVASRYIDLYISGQIDEVKVAYTKFITAARQQAVVETLLPLSSVAVASSKPAAAAATPEAGGADAKTDYEFIPDAAEILEELVPAALKVRLFKMFLDAAVSEQIARRVAMKAATENAGDLIKDITRVYNRTRQANITKEISELIAGSEALK
- the atpB gene encoding F0F1 ATP synthase subunit A — encoded protein: MAQDPLEHVLDHAWVGPITKHQILLVVAAIAVAVPYILLARRVKDGTPPRGPFWNFLEMLLLFIRDEVARPNIHGGHDHDEPHGVHDAITEQTHAHHGAVAKPHVHFADRYVPFLWTLFLFILGCNLLGMVPFLGSPTAELSVTLVLALAVFFVIHVSAIAKLGIGKYVMSYVPRLKGDNLVMTVFLSVLIVPLITVIEVMGAFIRAGVLAIRLFANIFAGHVALAVILTFALADPIAGGLSPGGTVAAVLMATALSVLELFVAFLQAFVFVLLTSIFLGMQLNPEH